The following proteins come from a genomic window of Cydia pomonella isolate Wapato2018A chromosome 28, ilCydPomo1, whole genome shotgun sequence:
- the LOC133532957 gene encoding gamma-secretase subunit pen-2: MDITRLPNDKKLQLCRWYFKVGCLFLPFVWAVNAVWFFKEAFTKPPFDEQKQIKRYVVMSGLGALAWAVGLISWALIFQARRVAWGTTGEALSFVLPLGRA; encoded by the exons ATGGATATAACAAGATTACCTAACGACAAGAAATTACAATTATGTAGGTGGTACTTCAAAG TTGGTTGTTTGTTCTTACCGTTCGTGTGGGCGGTGAACGCGGTGTGGTTCTTCAAGGAAGCCTTCACGAAGCCGCCGTTTGACGAGCAGAAGCAAATCAAGAGGT ATGTGGTAATGAGTGGTCTTGGAGCCCTGGCGTGGGCGGTGGGGCTGATCTCCTGGGCGCTCATCTTCCAAGCGCGGCGGGTAGCGTGGGGCACTACTGGAGAGGCACTGTCTTTCGTGCTGCCACTGGGCAGGGCTTAG